A part of Paenibacillus donghaensis genomic DNA contains:
- a CDS encoding helix-turn-helix transcriptional regulator has translation MNSKFGTFGFRFSEDQELPLCGLFAVGHEMVDTPSYIWDGNLRNDGPLLLFQYTVAGEGTFELGNHRHQIGPEQAFLAEIPGNHRYYYSAAASQPWEFYFLLFRPALVLQHWKLFIKECGETPQLSSRSLPIRLLYFIFAEAFAGRITDPLLSSSYVYQFVTELCRFPTSNLRNRAEWPTNVRQASEYIEQYYASMISMEQLSEQVSLSKYHLIRRFAEITGMTPNSYLNRVRTEKAMELLRHTDSSIQAIAGQVGYSSGSYFIKAFRNLTGLTPGEFRSGQDNLLYQRLFFD, from the coding sequence ATGAATTCCAAATTCGGTACATTTGGGTTCCGGTTCTCCGAAGATCAGGAACTTCCATTGTGCGGTTTATTCGCAGTCGGGCATGAGATGGTGGACACCCCTTCCTATATCTGGGACGGAAATTTGCGGAATGACGGGCCTTTGCTGTTGTTCCAATATACGGTGGCGGGTGAAGGAACTTTTGAACTCGGGAACCACAGGCATCAAATCGGACCGGAGCAGGCTTTTTTGGCTGAAATTCCTGGAAACCATAGATACTATTATTCCGCGGCTGCCAGTCAGCCCTGGGAGTTCTATTTCCTGTTATTCCGGCCCGCGTTAGTGCTCCAGCACTGGAAGCTCTTCATTAAAGAATGTGGCGAAACCCCGCAATTGTCCAGTAGAAGTCTGCCTATCCGTCTGCTGTATTTCATATTTGCCGAAGCCTTTGCTGGTCGGATCACCGACCCCTTGTTGTCCTCATCCTATGTCTATCAGTTTGTCACCGAGTTGTGCCGGTTCCCTACTTCCAATCTTCGCAACAGAGCGGAATGGCCAACAAACGTGAGGCAGGCTTCCGAATATATTGAGCAATATTATGCCAGCATGATCAGTATGGAGCAGCTGTCAGAGCAGGTGTCATTATCCAAATATCATCTGATTCGGCGATTTGCCGAGATTACGGGAATGACACCCAACAGCTATTTGAACCGTGTCAGAACAGAAAAAGCAATGGAGCTACTCCGCCATACCGACTCCAGCATACAGGCGATTGCCGGTCAGGTTGGTTATTCGAGCGGCAGCTACTTTATAAAAGCTTTTCGCAACCTTACCGGACTCACTCCCGGAGAATTCCGCAGTGGTCAGGATAACCTGCTGTACCAGCGTCTATTTTTCGACTAA
- a CDS encoding DUF6376 family protein: MKRYGLSLLLLVLLIVPGCGIAEKVGDSVSFATDTASYMQALTDFGQEMDTLASNALTDVQTREELTAKLTALKEQIVSYANLEVPEYAANLHQSIVGYNETLQQGIDQALTNVEQGKAAFESTGIPDTLNKLNELLNQIAQLSPQ, encoded by the coding sequence ATGAAGAGATATGGATTAAGTCTGCTGCTGCTTGTGTTGCTGATCGTACCGGGCTGCGGGATTGCTGAGAAGGTGGGAGACAGCGTCAGCTTTGCTACCGATACGGCGTCGTATATGCAGGCGTTGACGGATTTCGGGCAAGAGATGGACACCCTGGCCAGCAATGCGTTGACTGACGTGCAGACCAGAGAAGAATTGACGGCCAAGTTAACTGCACTTAAGGAGCAAATCGTTTCTTACGCCAATTTGGAAGTGCCGGAATATGCCGCGAATCTGCACCAGTCCATCGTCGGATATAACGAGACACTCCAGCAGGGCATCGATCAGGCCCTTACTAATGTGGAGCAAGGTAAAGCGGCTTTTGAATCGACCGGAATTCCGGATACGTTGAACAAACTGAACGAACTATTGAATCAGATTGCACAGCTAAGTCCGCAGTAA
- a CDS encoding amidohydrolase family protein: MPIIDIHIHLSDIESFHQTATDLSKVDYTAAGLKAEFDKNDVILGIGMGVTEQTKGAFPDSHSPNPMGLDLEDSVPSFLMECVGINPNLLTGKQAQKELDRIEARLQAPEVAGIKLYAGYYHHYVHDTIYTPVYELAAKYSMPVVIHTGDTYSMNGLLKYSHPLTVDELAYQQRGVNFMICHLGDPWVMDAAEVVAKNPNVYADLSGLVVGDRPHFERFMNEPLFMDHFRRALVYSDHYEKMLFGTDWPLAPIDLYAEFVRRLVPEQHHEKVFYQNAMGLFPRIQQRIAELGEE, translated from the coding sequence ATGCCGATCATTGATATTCATATCCATCTGTCAGATATCGAGAGCTTCCATCAAACAGCGACGGATCTGTCCAAAGTTGATTACACTGCCGCAGGCCTTAAGGCGGAGTTTGACAAGAACGACGTTATTCTTGGCATTGGAATGGGCGTCACGGAGCAGACCAAGGGTGCTTTTCCCGATTCCCATTCCCCCAATCCGATGGGCCTTGACCTGGAAGACAGTGTTCCGTCGTTCCTGATGGAATGCGTGGGCATCAATCCCAATCTGCTCACCGGGAAGCAAGCCCAGAAGGAGCTTGACCGGATCGAAGCGCGCTTGCAGGCTCCCGAGGTGGCGGGAATCAAACTGTATGCCGGGTACTACCATCATTACGTCCATGACACAATCTACACACCGGTCTATGAGCTGGCTGCCAAGTACAGCATGCCTGTGGTGATTCATACCGGCGATACCTACTCGATGAACGGCTTGCTCAAGTATTCGCATCCGCTCACCGTAGATGAATTGGCCTACCAGCAGCGCGGAGTGAACTTCATGATCTGTCATCTGGGTGATCCCTGGGTGATGGACGCAGCCGAAGTGGTGGCCAAGAACCCGAATGTATATGCCGACTTGTCCGGTCTCGTTGTTGGTGACCGGCCTCATTTTGAACGGTTCATGAATGAACCGCTGTTCATGGACCATTTCCGCCGGGCACTGGTGTATTCCGATCATTACGAGAAAATGCTGTTCGGAACCGACTGGCCGCTTGCGCCAATCGACCTGTATGCAGAATTCGTTCGCCGGCTGGTACCGGAGCAGCATCACGAGAAGGTGTTTTACCAGAATGCCATGGGGCTGTTTCCGCGCATCCAGCAGCGGATCGCGGAGCTTGGAGAGGAATAG
- a CDS encoding GNAT family N-acetyltransferase gives MTTNTSTEQIRIIEYDPSYAGALADMWNRSNESWGGGTNQRTEDSVRRQMEISSSLHAFLAVDGKEVVGFCSFAHYQHDEGALYVPLLNVRPDYHGCKVGRNLILNAVRKTVEAGWPRLDLFTWAGNTKAVPMYKKCGFFWERNDDSVHLMNFIPTILQTEALAPYFEELDWYADSTRELVIEPDGRHERGFDFLDYTWHKGELALRAEFEKTGRGLTALDTPEYAISTEIENHDLVFGSAYRVRYRIENRSATELSIEIKGQNDKSIRFALDAARTIAPGETVIVEGEFELDPILEEQNNKKTHPVVMSTWVIGGKRAEFRMGIAPKFPVQMKMVLPTRELHPGIPSELYLNVENNFDSEAEFSLDLPEDEFVEWAERSVRFTVSAKGKASVPIPFTLRSYGLYSREIVVTAVSADKKAVSFTSKLSVLMKGTQGRYGGENGDQWVAVNGAVSLHLNRLDNNLWIEYPGSHHSFWWNYPKLGKPFAEEFSKKQATEVKIYPEGESQILEALYESENYPGLQLKLVTKLFASGIAEFHYEICNLSSKELEENVYLLTNFGFFGNRLILPYQGRYVDMGEAYSGDPDHWDSAQITENWLFCKEENFACGICWDPSLKLLRSEYPLGLEHDLGRIAPGAVVKTMPTVFALNTFAKWSDFRSFARKLPTPVVPVLDNHLELALGGGNPFVAGSLSAELIERKMVPLAGSLELYVQHGGEPERKVADMELDREQDLHSAQVEFSPEEENSQGDVESGWKVRAVYRGEDRIQERSALWFPKAEASVTCEIQEGGAGPVYTVNNGVLSIAAAPGFGSVVHSLKYQGEEWLDSSYPEPVPRSWWNPWYGGLGVSIPGISGFSRQQEPREAVWAERKDEHGNVWKGICMTTHIKKHEANRGITINQHYLMLPGVPVLCVLHSVTNGSGVMLSHFSLNDDNFFRPSPVFSEGVVEIPGEGQFLLGKLEAQLDSKGLLRIGALSRKDMLHVVNSYPNQSSSAYVNNKVFSHGVGHQLSLRNGETVWTQPTFLILGRIAVNSEDVRSFLKLTFASPAEEKETLHADH, from the coding sequence ATGACAACAAATACCTCAACTGAACAAATCCGTATTATTGAATATGATCCTTCTTATGCTGGAGCGCTCGCTGACATGTGGAATCGCAGCAACGAAAGTTGGGGTGGCGGCACCAACCAGAGAACAGAGGACAGCGTGCGCCGACAAATGGAGATCTCGTCTAGTCTTCATGCGTTTCTTGCTGTCGATGGCAAGGAGGTTGTCGGCTTCTGCAGCTTCGCCCACTACCAACATGACGAAGGGGCCTTGTATGTACCGCTGCTGAATGTGCGACCCGATTATCATGGCTGTAAGGTCGGCCGCAATCTGATATTGAACGCCGTCCGCAAGACAGTTGAAGCGGGTTGGCCGCGACTTGATCTGTTCACCTGGGCGGGCAACACCAAGGCTGTACCGATGTACAAGAAATGTGGGTTCTTCTGGGAGAGAAATGATGATTCTGTCCACCTGATGAACTTCATTCCAACGATATTACAAACCGAAGCGCTAGCCCCTTATTTCGAGGAGCTCGATTGGTATGCAGACAGCACTCGTGAACTCGTCATTGAGCCGGATGGCCGCCATGAGCGCGGCTTCGATTTCCTGGATTACACCTGGCATAAGGGAGAGCTTGCCTTGCGGGCGGAATTTGAGAAGACTGGTCGCGGGCTGACTGCTCTCGACACGCCGGAATATGCGATCTCCACAGAGATCGAGAACCATGATCTTGTGTTCGGTTCCGCCTATAGGGTTCGCTACCGTATTGAGAACCGCTCGGCAACCGAACTTTCGATAGAGATCAAGGGTCAGAACGATAAGAGTATCCGGTTTGCTCTGGATGCCGCGCGAACGATCGCTCCGGGAGAAACTGTAATTGTGGAGGGTGAATTCGAGTTAGACCCGATCCTGGAGGAGCAGAACAACAAGAAGACCCATCCCGTTGTCATGAGTACATGGGTCATCGGTGGCAAGAGGGCCGAGTTCCGTATGGGCATCGCTCCGAAATTCCCGGTTCAGATGAAGATGGTGCTGCCAACCAGAGAACTGCATCCGGGCATTCCGTCCGAGCTGTATCTGAATGTGGAGAACAATTTCGACTCGGAGGCGGAGTTCTCTTTGGACCTGCCGGAAGATGAATTTGTGGAATGGGCCGAACGTTCGGTACGCTTCACGGTTTCGGCTAAGGGCAAAGCATCAGTACCGATACCCTTCACCTTGCGGTCCTACGGACTCTACTCGCGCGAGATTGTAGTTACGGCTGTTTCGGCTGACAAGAAGGCAGTTTCCTTCACAAGCAAGCTGTCCGTTCTGATGAAGGGAACGCAAGGCCGTTATGGAGGGGAGAACGGGGATCAATGGGTCGCCGTGAATGGTGCAGTTTCCCTTCACCTTAACAGGCTGGATAATAACCTCTGGATCGAGTATCCAGGCTCCCACCACAGCTTCTGGTGGAACTATCCCAAGCTGGGTAAGCCGTTCGCAGAAGAATTCTCCAAGAAGCAGGCCACAGAAGTGAAGATCTATCCGGAAGGGGAGAGTCAGATTCTGGAAGCTCTCTACGAATCGGAGAACTACCCCGGCCTGCAGCTGAAGCTGGTGACCAAGCTGTTCGCAAGCGGTATCGCCGAATTTCATTACGAAATCTGCAACCTCAGCAGCAAAGAGCTGGAAGAGAACGTGTATCTGCTGACGAACTTCGGTTTCTTCGGCAACCGGCTCATCCTGCCGTACCAGGGCCGTTATGTCGATATGGGCGAGGCTTACTCCGGCGATCCGGATCATTGGGACAGCGCCCAGATCACTGAGAACTGGCTGTTCTGCAAGGAAGAGAACTTCGCTTGCGGGATCTGCTGGGACCCTTCCTTGAAGCTGCTTCGCTCGGAATATCCGCTCGGACTGGAGCATGATCTTGGCCGAATCGCTCCCGGAGCCGTAGTGAAGACGATGCCAACCGTATTTGCTCTGAACACCTTCGCCAAGTGGTCGGATTTCCGCTCCTTCGCCCGGAAATTGCCGACTCCGGTTGTTCCGGTGCTGGACAATCATCTCGAACTGGCGCTTGGCGGCGGCAATCCGTTCGTGGCGGGGTCGCTGAGCGCGGAGCTAATCGAACGAAAGATGGTTCCGCTCGCCGGGAGCCTCGAACTGTATGTGCAACATGGCGGGGAGCCGGAGCGGAAGGTCGCCGACATGGAGTTAGACCGAGAGCAGGACCTGCATTCCGCTCAGGTGGAGTTCTCTCCTGAGGAAGAGAATAGCCAGGGGGACGTCGAATCCGGTTGGAAGGTCCGTGCCGTCTATCGCGGTGAGGATCGGATTCAGGAGCGGTCGGCTCTGTGGTTCCCCAAGGCCGAAGCAAGCGTCACTTGTGAGATACAGGAAGGTGGGGCTGGTCCCGTGTATACGGTGAACAACGGAGTTCTCTCCATAGCCGCTGCCCCCGGATTCGGCAGTGTAGTGCATTCCCTGAAGTACCAGGGCGAAGAATGGCTGGACAGCTCGTATCCGGAACCGGTCCCCCGTTCCTGGTGGAATCCCTGGTATGGCGGACTCGGCGTAAGTATCCCTGGTATAAGTGGCTTCAGTCGGCAGCAGGAGCCGAGAGAAGCGGTTTGGGCGGAACGGAAGGATGAGCACGGCAACGTCTGGAAGGGAATCTGCATGACCACTCACATCAAGAAGCACGAAGCGAATCGAGGAATCACGATCAACCAGCATTACCTTATGCTGCCTGGTGTCCCTGTTCTCTGTGTACTGCATTCGGTGACCAACGGGAGTGGCGTGATGCTGTCGCATTTTTCACTAAACGATGACAATTTCTTTCGACCTTCGCCTGTCTTCTCTGAAGGAGTGGTGGAAATCCCAGGGGAAGGACAATTCCTTCTTGGGAAGCTGGAAGCCCAGCTTGACTCCAAGGGACTGTTACGAATCGGCGCGCTTTCCCGTAAGGACATGCTGCATGTGGTGAATAGTTATCCTAATCAGAGCTCATCGGCCTATGTAAACAACAAGGTATTTAGTCACGGTGTAGGGCACCAGCTCTCACTTCGGAATGGGGAAACCGTCTGGACACAGCCGACATTTCTGATCTTGGGACGAATCGCTGTGAACTCAGAGGATGTCCGAAGTTTTCTTAAGCTGACTTTTGCCAGTCCTGCTGAAGAGAAGGAGACCTTACATGCCGATCATTGA
- a CDS encoding Fe(3+) ABC transporter substrate-binding protein: MMNRKFLAPLLTGIMAVGLLAGCGANNAKDASSTNSGESQPTATAQAAEQEVNVYSARSYDVDALLYEKFTTETGIKVNVIDGKAEELIERLKREGESTPADLFLTVDGGVLNNAKQAGLLQPAASEIIDHNVPKELRDPDNQWIGLSTRARVIVYSKDRVKPEQLSTYEDLTSPAWKGKVLVRPSSSLYNQSLLSSFIELNGEAKAEEWSKGLVANLARTPEGNDRDQAKAIAAGVGDLAIMNTYYVGLMLNSDDPEEVKVGQSIGIFFPNQDTTGTHVNISGVGLIKNSKNTKNAVKLIEFLTGAEAQTMITNENYEFPVNAEAELPELLKSWGTFKAQQIDFNKLGVYNAKAIEIMNKTGWK; the protein is encoded by the coding sequence ATGATGAATCGGAAGTTTCTGGCTCCATTACTTACAGGGATCATGGCTGTCGGCCTGCTGGCAGGCTGCGGCGCAAACAATGCAAAAGATGCCAGCTCTACGAATTCGGGAGAGAGCCAGCCGACCGCGACTGCACAGGCTGCTGAGCAGGAAGTGAATGTATATTCCGCCCGCAGTTATGACGTAGACGCTCTTCTGTATGAGAAATTCACTACGGAAACCGGAATTAAAGTAAACGTAATTGACGGCAAGGCCGAGGAATTGATTGAACGTCTGAAGCGTGAAGGAGAAAGCACACCGGCAGATTTGTTCCTTACCGTTGACGGAGGCGTATTGAACAACGCCAAGCAGGCTGGTTTACTCCAGCCTGCAGCTTCCGAAATCATTGACCACAACGTGCCGAAGGAACTCCGCGATCCTGACAATCAATGGATAGGTCTTTCCACACGCGCCCGTGTCATCGTCTATTCCAAGGATCGCGTAAAACCGGAGCAGTTGTCCACCTATGAGGACCTGACTAGCCCGGCTTGGAAAGGCAAAGTGCTGGTCAGACCCTCTTCAAGCTTGTACAACCAGTCTTTGCTGTCTTCCTTCATTGAACTGAACGGTGAAGCGAAGGCTGAGGAATGGTCTAAAGGTCTGGTCGCCAACCTGGCTCGCACTCCAGAAGGAAACGATCGTGACCAGGCCAAGGCTATCGCCGCCGGCGTAGGTGATCTTGCAATTATGAACACTTACTATGTAGGCCTGATGCTGAATTCGGATGATCCCGAAGAAGTGAAAGTCGGTCAAAGCATCGGTATATTTTTCCCAAACCAGGACACAACAGGAACTCATGTAAACATCAGCGGCGTTGGCTTAATTAAGAACAGCAAAAATACGAAAAATGCTGTGAAGCTGATCGAATTCCTGACCGGTGCCGAAGCTCAGACCATGATTACCAATGAGAACTACGAGTTCCCGGTAAATGCTGAGGCAGAACTGCCTGAACTGCTCAAATCGTGGGGAACCTTCAAAGCGCAGCAAATCGACTTTAACAAACTGGGCGTTTACAATGCCAAAGCTATTGAAATCATGAACAAAACAGGCTGGAAATAA
- a CDS encoding ABC transporter permease, translating to MNLNTVKLQMKRRFSVWRIVSLAGAAVILLPIFFVFLSIFDAPNQNWVQIRKYLIKDYFSQTIQLTLTVAVLTAILGVTLAWLVAVFDFPGKRFFRWALVLPLAVPPYIAAFTYSTMFSYTGVVQTTLRNQLGIVPNQELITFSFMRGAVIVFTLFLFPYVYLITKSFLERQSASYIENARLLGRNGWSIFIRIAIPLSRPAIVGGVSLVIFEVLSDYGVTSYFGIQTVSTAIFQTWFGMYDVDSAMRLAAWLMVIVIGLFFVEMLLRKRRAYSSTTSTTKPLTPRRLTGMQGMTAAGFCMLVFCASFLFPLLQLIVWAVWTFDAVWNADFIYLFYQTLSVAAVSTLIIMVFALIVAAANRSRSAASLFLSRAVTAGYSMPGAIIAIGVLVVFLQMDKGWAVIHHRFALNGTPLVLSLTLAMLVMGYVIRFMATGYNAVEVGFEKTGRKFTEASRMLGHGLTRTFFSVDLPLIKGAVMSGCILTFVEICKELPLALILRPFNFETLATKAYRYANDEQIFKASIPSLLIICISFISVYIMHHLDRKWDK from the coding sequence ATGAACTTAAACACTGTCAAGCTACAAATGAAAAGACGTTTTAGCGTGTGGCGGATCGTGAGCTTGGCGGGGGCAGCAGTCATTTTGCTGCCTATTTTTTTCGTATTCCTTTCGATTTTTGATGCGCCGAACCAAAACTGGGTACAAATCAGAAAGTATCTGATCAAGGATTATTTCAGCCAAACGATTCAACTGACACTGACTGTTGCCGTGCTGACGGCAATACTTGGGGTGACGCTAGCCTGGTTGGTAGCCGTGTTTGATTTTCCGGGTAAACGATTCTTCAGATGGGCACTTGTGCTGCCTTTGGCGGTTCCTCCTTATATAGCGGCCTTTACGTACAGCACAATGTTCAGCTACACCGGTGTGGTTCAGACCACCCTGCGGAATCAATTGGGGATCGTACCCAATCAGGAACTGATCACGTTCTCCTTCATGCGGGGTGCGGTCATTGTGTTCACCTTGTTTCTGTTTCCCTATGTCTATCTGATCACTAAATCTTTCCTGGAAAGACAGAGCGCTTCCTATATTGAAAATGCCCGGCTGCTTGGGAGAAACGGTTGGTCCATCTTTATCCGGATCGCGATTCCGCTGTCCCGTCCGGCCATTGTAGGCGGCGTCAGCCTGGTCATATTCGAGGTGCTGAGCGATTACGGGGTTACGAGTTACTTTGGAATCCAGACGGTGTCTACGGCGATTTTTCAGACCTGGTTCGGAATGTATGATGTCGATTCGGCCATGCGCCTTGCTGCCTGGCTGATGGTTATTGTGATAGGCCTGTTCTTTGTGGAAATGCTGCTTCGCAAACGGCGGGCCTACAGCTCAACGACGAGCACAACCAAGCCGTTGACGCCAAGACGCCTTACAGGAATGCAAGGAATGACTGCAGCCGGTTTCTGTATGCTGGTCTTTTGTGCATCATTCCTCTTTCCTCTTCTGCAGCTGATTGTATGGGCCGTCTGGACCTTCGATGCCGTGTGGAACGCAGACTTTATCTACCTCTTCTACCAGACCTTATCCGTAGCTGCGGTTTCCACCCTCATCATCATGGTGTTCGCACTCATTGTCGCGGCGGCGAACCGTTCGCGTTCTGCTGCTTCATTGTTTCTCTCCAGAGCTGTAACAGCCGGATACTCCATGCCCGGAGCCATTATCGCCATCGGTGTGTTGGTCGTGTTCCTTCAGATGGATAAAGGCTGGGCTGTCATTCATCACCGGTTTGCTTTAAACGGAACCCCACTGGTGCTCAGCTTGACCCTGGCCATGCTGGTGATGGGTTATGTGATCCGCTTTATGGCTACTGGTTACAATGCCGTGGAAGTAGGCTTTGAGAAAACAGGGCGGAAGTTCACGGAAGCATCGAGGATGCTGGGCCATGGCCTGACGCGAACATTTTTCAGCGTTGATTTGCCGTTAATCAAGGGGGCTGTAATGAGCGGCTGCATCTTAACCTTTGTGGAAATCTGCAAGGAACTGCCGCTTGCTTTAATATTAAGACCTTTCAATTTCGAGACTCTGGCTACAAAAGCTTACCGATATGCTAACGACGAACAGATTTTCAAAGCATCCATCCCATCGCTGCTGATTATCTGCATCAGCTTCATCTCGGTTTATATTATGCATCACTTGGACAGGAAGTGGGACAAATGA
- a CDS encoding ABC transporter ATP-binding protein has translation MSLVEISNLSFSYGRGNAPVIDQFSCSIEKGETVGIVGASGNGKSTLLRLIAGLEIPAGGEIRINGLPVVNESTFVQPERRGVGMVFQDYALFPHMCVRKNIEFALHQLPRKERAKHLEEMLELVHLTDYKERYPHELSGGQQQRVALARALAQKPAILLMDEPFSNLDAGLKDSIRSELLTILKKAEMTCLFVTHDWEDVEAISDRSIHLQS, from the coding sequence ATGAGTCTAGTAGAAATCAGCAATCTTTCGTTTTCTTACGGACGGGGAAACGCCCCGGTTATTGATCAGTTCTCCTGCTCCATTGAAAAAGGGGAAACGGTCGGCATCGTCGGGGCCAGTGGTAACGGAAAAAGCACGCTGTTGAGGCTGATCGCGGGCCTGGAAATTCCAGCAGGAGGAGAAATCCGGATTAACGGACTGCCTGTAGTCAATGAAAGCACCTTTGTCCAGCCGGAGCGCCGCGGAGTAGGTATGGTGTTCCAGGATTACGCGCTGTTTCCTCATATGTGTGTCCGTAAAAATATTGAGTTTGCCCTTCACCAGCTTCCGCGAAAAGAGCGAGCCAAACATCTGGAGGAAATGCTGGAGCTTGTGCATCTCACCGATTATAAAGAACGCTATCCCCATGAGCTCAGCGGCGGCCAGCAGCAGAGGGTGGCCCTTGCCCGGGCACTGGCGCAGAAGCCGGCAATTCTACTGATGGACGAACCATTCAGCAACCTTGATGCGGGGCTGAAAGACTCGATCCGTTCCGAGCTGCTGACGATACTAAAGAAAGCGGAAATGACCTGCTTGTTCGTTACGCATGACTGGGAGGATGTCGAAGCAATCAGTGACCGGTCCATACATTTACAATCTTAA
- a CDS encoding response regulator transcription factor encodes MPTILVADDDANIRELVCLFLRNDGFQTAEAADGKEALSVYASTRVDLVVLDIMMPIMDGWTLCKELRRANPDLPLLMLTARGETWEKVKGFELGTDDYLTKPFDPLELTARVKALLKRYRVGSTQTIQFGNIILDRQTYKVMKGSESLTLPLKEFELLYKLAGTPGQVYTREQLIDQIWGIDYAGDDRTIDVHIKRLRERFAATPDFRIETVRGLGYRLEVYE; translated from the coding sequence ATGCCTACTATATTGGTTGCTGACGACGATGCGAACATTCGCGAACTTGTTTGTTTGTTTCTACGCAATGACGGATTTCAAACAGCCGAAGCGGCCGACGGCAAGGAAGCATTGAGCGTCTACGCCTCGACGCGTGTCGATCTTGTCGTACTCGATATTATGATGCCGATTATGGATGGTTGGACGTTATGCAAGGAGCTGCGAAGAGCCAATCCTGATCTTCCTTTACTTATGCTGACTGCAAGAGGCGAAACATGGGAGAAAGTGAAGGGTTTCGAGCTTGGGACAGATGATTATTTGACGAAACCATTTGATCCGTTGGAGTTGACAGCTCGTGTGAAAGCACTACTGAAGCGATACCGGGTTGGCTCCACGCAGACGATCCAGTTCGGCAACATCATCCTGGATCGGCAGACCTATAAGGTGATGAAAGGGTCGGAGTCGCTCACGTTGCCGCTCAAAGAGTTCGAATTGCTGTATAAGCTCGCTGGAACACCCGGACAAGTCTATACGCGCGAGCAGTTGATCGATCAAATTTGGGGGATTGATTACGCTGGAGATGATCGAACGATAGACGTACATATTAAACGCCTGCGCGAACGGTTCGCGGCTACACCCGATTTTCGTATCGAGACGGTGCGTGGGCTTGGCTACCGGCTTGAGGTGTACGAATGA
- a CDS encoding sensor histidine kinase, whose translation MIRSLYIRVVLTYLVSVIGGTLIALLVATWGYEDKLNENLQITLLDFGQDIVRIYETLPLREADSFISEMKQLNSYYIRIYEQTGQFQPYGEPREHPASTITKEQVKQVLDGQIFQVRTNGLNPILLGLPMKTEMGMKAMFVEQSTPSSASFLVKWIYTFLAYSLIAGCLLILVAAMFLIRPIKQLTQATRRIAAGDFNVKLNIKQKGELGTLARSFEQMMYDLQQLEQMRREFVTNVSHEVQSPLTSISGYAIALKQVDIAENERNRYLDIIIAEAARMSKMSDSLLKLSLLESQSQQLRLVKFGLDEQIRRVIVAIQPQWSARNIRFELNLKAVSLTADHDLLNQVWTNILGNSIKFSKDGGVIDVSITQDIRNVTVRISDTGIGISLEDQKRIFERFFKADRSHSRKFEGSGMGLAIVKQIVLLHQGEIRVESEPGRGTSVIVTLPTTTPTD comes from the coding sequence ATGATCAGATCCTTATATATACGTGTTGTGCTGACATATCTGGTGTCCGTGATCGGGGGCACACTCATTGCTTTATTGGTGGCCACTTGGGGATATGAAGATAAATTGAACGAAAACTTGCAAATCACCTTACTTGACTTCGGCCAGGACATCGTCCGGATCTACGAGACATTACCGTTACGTGAAGCGGACTCGTTCATCAGTGAAATGAAGCAGCTCAATTCCTATTACATTCGAATTTACGAACAAACGGGTCAGTTTCAACCTTACGGAGAGCCTAGGGAACACCCTGCTTCCACTATAACGAAGGAACAAGTAAAGCAAGTCCTGGATGGACAAATTTTTCAAGTCAGGACGAATGGTCTTAATCCTATCCTCTTAGGGCTGCCGATGAAGACGGAAATGGGGATGAAAGCGATGTTTGTAGAACAGAGCACCCCCTCTTCCGCATCTTTTCTGGTCAAGTGGATTTATACTTTCTTGGCCTATTCGTTGATAGCAGGATGCTTATTGATTCTGGTTGCCGCCATGTTCCTGATCAGACCGATTAAACAGCTGACACAAGCGACCCGACGTATTGCAGCCGGAGATTTCAACGTCAAGCTGAATATTAAACAAAAGGGTGAGCTGGGTACGTTGGCCCGCAGTTTCGAACAGATGATGTATGATCTACAGCAGCTTGAGCAGATGCGCAGGGAATTCGTAACCAATGTGTCGCATGAAGTCCAGTCGCCGCTCACCTCGATATCCGGTTATGCTATAGCGCTCAAACAAGTAGACATCGCAGAGAACGAACGAAACCGTTATCTCGATATTATCATCGCTGAAGCGGCTCGGATGTCCAAGATGAGCGATAGCCTGCTCAAGCTAAGTTTGCTTGAATCTCAGTCACAGCAGCTACGGCTGGTCAAGTTCGGCCTTGATGAACAGATCAGACGGGTCATCGTGGCAATCCAGCCACAATGGTCAGCTCGCAACATCCGTTTCGAGCTCAATTTGAAAGCAGTTAGCCTAACGGCTGACCATGACCTGTTAAATCAGGTATGGACCAATATACTCGGCAATAGCATCAAATTCTCCAAGGATGGAGGCGTTATTGATGTCAGCATCACACAAGACATCAGAAACGTGACCGTCCGTATATCCGACACTGGCATTGGGATTTCCCTAGAGGATCAGAAGCGTATATTCGAACGGTTCTTTAAGGCTGATCGTTCCCACAGTCGTAAATTTGAAGGCAGCGGTATGGGACTTGCCATTGTTAAACAGATCGTATTGCTTCATCAAGGTGAAATCCGAGTGGAAAGCGAACCGGGTCGAGGAACGAGCGTTATTGTCACCTTGCCCACCACAACGCCAACAGATTAG